The Streptomyces collinus DNA segment GAGCCGGACGGGGAAGGGGAGCCGGACGGGGGCGAGGCCGAACCGCTCGCCGGGGCGCTGCCGGAGGCCGCCGTCTCGGTGGCCGTCGGGACCGGCAGGTGGGCCGACGCCTCCTGCTCGGCGAAGAGCTGCTCGGCCTGACTGTCGTCGCTGACGGCGTTGTCGTAGGAGACGACCCGCTCGAAGTCGATCAGCAGATGGTCGGTGGCCGCGGCGGAGTCCACCTTCCAGCGGCAGCCGACCTTGCGGTCGGTGTCGAACGTGGTCGTCGGCTCGCCCTCGTAGGCCGTCTCGCGCTGCTTCTCGTCACTGATCTGCCGGATGCCGGGGAGGAGTTCGTCGAGTGTGCTCTCGCCGACCTCGACGCAGGGGTCGGGCAGGGTGCGGTAGCGGCCGGGCTCGGCGGCGGGCGATGCCGTGCCCGTGTCATCGACGTTGGAGCCGTCCGTCGGGCCGTCGTCGGCCGAGCCGCCGGTACAGCCGGCCAGTACCGCCGCGAGGAGCATGGCGATACCGGGTGCGCACGCCTTTCGTTGCACGTGGTGGCTCCTCTCGACACGGATATTGGCTTGCCGCCGCACGGCGGGCGATGAACACAATGTGTATCGCACGCACTGCCGTGGACGCCGGTCCGATTTCCCTTTCGTCGACCTTGGCTCCGGTATTTGCTGTTGAAGGCTTCTATTCGTTTACGGGGGATTGAGGGCGTTATGTCGTATGTAGAGATACCGGGTGCGAAGGTTCCGATCCGGATGTGGACCGACCCGGCTTCGGTCGAGGAGGGCGCGCTCCAGCAGCTGCGGAACGTGGCGACCCTGCCCTGGATCAAGGGCCTGGCCGTCATGCCCGACGTGCACTACGGCAAGGGCGCGACGGTCGGCTCGGTCATCGCGATGCGGGGTGCGGTGTGCCCGGCGGCGGTGGGTGTCGACATCGGCTGCGGAATGTCGGCGGTGCGGACGTCCCTGACGGCGAACGACCTGCCCGGCGACCTGTCCCGGCTGCGGTCGAAGATCGAGCAGGTGATTCCGGTGGGCCGGGGGATGCATGACGATCCCGTGGACCCGGGGCGGTTCCATGGGCTGGCCACGGCGGGGTGGGACGGGTTCTGGGGGCGGTTCGACGGAGTCGCCGAAGCGGTCAAGTTCCGTCAGGAACGTGCCACGAAGCAGATGGGGACGCTCGGCGGAGGAAACCATTTTGTCGAGGTTTGCACGGACACGACCGGTTCCGTCTGGCTGATGCTGCACTCCGGTTCCCGGAACATCGGCAAGGAACTGGCCGAGCACCACATCGGCGTGGCCCAGAAGCTCCCGCACAACCAGGGTCTGGTCGACCGCGACCTGGCCGTGTTCGTCGCGGACACCCCGCAGATGGCGGCCTACCGCAACGACCTGTTCTGGGCGCAGGAGTACGCGAAGCACAACCGCTCGATCATGATGGCGCTCCTGAAGGACGTGGTCCGCAAGGAGTTCAAGAAGGCCAAGCCCACCTTCGAGCCGGAGATCAGCGCGCACCACAACTACGTGGCCGAGGAGCGCTACGACGGGATGGACCTGCTCGTGACCCGCAAGGGAGCGATCCGGGCCGGCTCCGGCGAGTTCGGGATCATCCCGGGCTCCATGGGCACGGGTTCGTACATCGTGAAGGGCCTCGGCAACGCCAAGTCCTTCAACTCGGCCTCGCACGGCGCGGGCCGGCGCATGAGCCGCAACGCGGCCAAGCGCCGGTTCACCACGAAGGACCTGGAGCAGCAGACCCAGGGTGTGGAGTGCCGCAAGGACTCCGGTGTCGTCGACGAGATCCCCGGCGCGTACAAGCCGATCGAGCAGGTCATCGACCAGCAGCGGGACCTGGTCGAGGTCGTGGCGAAGCTCAAGCAGGTCGTCTGCGTGAAGGGCTGACCAGCCCGGTCCTACGCCTCCCGGTGCACCTTGGTGTTCGACGCCTGGGCTCGGGGGCGCAGGACCAGGAGGTCGACGTTGACGTGGGCGGGGCGGGTGACCGCCCAGGTGATCGTCTCGGCCACGTCGTCGGCCGTGAGGGGCTCGGCTACGCCCTGGTAGACCTTGGCCGCCTTGGCCTCGTCGCCGCCGAAGCGGGTCAGGGCGAACTCGTCCGTCTTGACCATGCCGGGGGCGATCTCGATGACGCGGACCGGCTGGCCGACGATCTCCAGGCGAAGGGTCTCGGCGAGGACGTGGGCGCCGTGCTTGGCGGCGACGTAGCCCCCGCCGCCCTCGTAGGTGCCGTGGCCGGCGGTGGAGGAGACGACCACGACCGTGCCGTCGCCGCTCGCGATCAGCTTGGGCAGCAGGGCCTGGGTGAGGTTGAGGGTGCCGATGACGTTCGTCTCGTACATCTGGCGCCAGTCGGCCGGGTCGCCGGTCGCGACCGGGTCGGCTCCGAGCGCGCCGCCCGCGTTGTTGACCAGCACGCCGATCGTCTTGAACGCCGTGGCGAACTCGTCGACGGCGGCGCGGTCGGTGACGTCGAGGGCGTACGCCGTGGCCTGGTGGCCGGCCTTGGTGATCTCCTCGGCCAGAGCCTCGATGCGGTCCTTGCGGCGCGCGGTGAGGACGACACGGTAGCCAGCCGCGGCGAGCTGCCGGGCCGTGGCGGCACCGATTCCGCTGCTCGCACCCGTGACGACGGCGATGCGGGAGGCTGCGGGCGGGGCTGCGGTGGCCATGGGTGCTCCTCGGGTCCTCGGGCGTGCGGCGGCCCGGCGTGCGCGCCGGGCTCGCGGCCAGGATAGGCGGGCCCCGCGGTGGGAGAATGGGGCTGGGGGGTCCCCTGTTCTCCCGGAGGCGATCATGGGCGAGGCACGTGAGGTCATGGACCGGCTCACGGACGCGGTCACCACACACACGGATCTGAAGGTCGTCGGCGAGCTCTACGCCGAGGACGCGGTCGCCTTCACGCCCGACGAGGGCGAGCTGCGCGGGCGCGACACCATCGTCGAGTACTGGCGGACGATGACGGAGGCGGTTCCCGGCGCGACGTTCGAGGTGCTGCACTCCTATGAGGCCGGTGACACGGCCATCGACGAGGGGATCTACCACGGCCGCAACACCGGGCCGCTGGAGCTGCCCAACGGCGAGACGCTGCCGCCGACGCAGAAGGAGATCCGGATCCGCGGGGTGGACATCGCCACGGTGAAGGACGGGCGGATCGTCGACTACCGGCTGTACTTCGACGAGATGGACTTCCTCGGGCAGCTGGGGCTGCTGCCCGACGAGCCGTTCTGAGGCTCCCTGGGGGCCGGTCAGTTTCCCCGCGGGGCGTACATGATGACCGCCATGCCCGCGAGGCAGACCAGCGCGCCCGTGATGTCCCAGCGGTCGGGGCGGTAGCCGTCCGCGACCACGCCCCACAGGATCGAACCGGCGACGAAGATCCCGCCGTACGCGGCGAGGACGCGGCCGAAGTGGGCGTCGGGCTGGAACGTCGCGACGAAGCCGTAGGCGCCGAGCGCGAGGACGCCACCGGCCGCCCAGAGCCAGCCCTTGTGTTCGCGTACGCCCTGCCAGACGAGCCAGGCGCCGCCGATTTCGAGGAAGGCGGCGAGGGCGAAGAGAACGGCGGAGCGCAGGACGGACATGGCGGTCAGCTTCGCATGCCCGGCACGGCCTTGTGCTGTCGGCGTCAGGCGTCGGCGGTCTCGGCGTCGTAGCGCTCGCGGGCGTCCTTGACCTCGTCGAAGTGGTTCTCCGCCCAGTCCTTCACGGCGGTCAGCAACAGGGCCAGATTGTGGCCCAGGGGCGTGAGTTCGTAGTCGACACGGACCGGGACGGACGGGGTGACGGTGCGGGTGAGGAGGCCGTCGCGCTCCAGTGAGCGCAGGGTCTGGGTGAGCATCTTGGGGCTGACGCCGGCGATCTTGCGGCCGAGGTCGCTGTAGCGCAGGGGGCCCGGGGCGAGCGCGGACACGACGAGGCTGACCCACTTGTCGCTGATGCGGTCCAGGAGCTGGTTGGTGGGGCAGCCCTTCAGGAACGCGTCGTACTCGATGCGGGCCTGCTCGCGCCGCTGGGCCGCCGTCATGGTGGCCATGGCTCACCTCCGGGGTACGTACGCACTCGTGGGTAACTACTTACCAATGGATAGTAACTCTTCCTAGGGTTGTGCGCAGTGGCCGGGAGGACGTCCCGGATACCGACGATCCAGGGAGCTTTGCTGTGCGTGCTGTAGTGGTGAACTCGTTCGGTGGGCCGGAGGCCGTGGAGGTCGTGGAGACCGAGGTGCCTCGGCCGGGTGCGCGTCAGGTGCGGATCAAGGTCGCGGCGGCCTCGCTGAATCCGGTGGACGCGGGAGTGCGGGCCGGTGTCTTCGGGGGTGCGGGGGAGCGGATCGGGCTCGGCTGGGACGTCGCGGGGACGGTGGACGCGGTGGGTGCGGCCGGTGCGTGGAGCGTCGGGGACGAGGTGGTGGCGCTCCACTACGGTGCGGTCAAGCCGCTGGGCACGCATGCCGAGTACGTCGTCGTGGACGCGGACGCGGTGGCCCCGGCGCCCGCCACGGTGGACGCCGTTCACGCGGCGACCCTGCCGCTGAACGCGCTGACCGCCGCGCAGGCCCTGGACCGGCTGGAGCCGGCGCCGGGCCGGTCGTCGCTGCTGGTGACGGGCGCGGCCGGGGCGGTCGGCGGCTACGCGGTCCGGCTGGCCGCGCAGCGGGGGATGGCGGTGACCGGGCTGGCGCGGGAGGGGGACGAGGACTTCGTACGGTCCCTGGGTGCCCGGCATGTCACGAGCGACGCGGTCGCGGACCGGGAGTTCGACGCGGTGCTGGACGCCGCCGTCCTCGGCGAGCCGGCCCTGGCGTGGGTGCGGGACGGGGGCCGGTACATCGGCGTCATCCCGCACGCCGAGCCCGCCTCCGTGCGGGGTGTGGAGACCGGTGCGGTCGAGGTGAGCGCCGACGGGGCCCGGCTGGCGGAGTTGGTGCGGCTGCTGGACGAGGGGGTGCTGACGACGCGGGTGGCCGAGACGTACGCCCTGGAGGATGCGGCGAAGGCGCACGCCCGGCTGGGCGAGGGGAGCGTGCGGGGGCGGCTGGTGCTCGTGCCCTGACGGTGGGCGGGCGGCTGGTGCTCGTGCCGGAGGGCGCGCGGTCATCTGGTGCTCGTGTCCTGTCGGTGGGTGGTCATCGCGGTGGATGCGCGACCTGCGCCCGGCGCCGATCGTGCATCCACCACCTGCGCCCCGAGCGGGAGGAGGGGAATAGCCCCACGGGGCCCACCGTTCCCCCGGTATGGTTGAAGCGTAAACAACCTGGAGGGTGAGCGACCATGCAGTTCGGGATCTTCAGCGTCGGCGACGTCACGCCCGACCCCACGACCGGCCGGACGCCCACGGAGCGCGAGCGGATCAAGGCCATGGTCGCCATCGCGCTGAAGGCCGAGGAGGTGGGGCTCGACGTCTTCGCGACCGGCGAGCACCACAACCCGCCGTTCGTGCCCTCGTCCCCGACCACGATGCTCGGCTACGTCGCGGCCCGCACCGAGCGGCTGATCCTCTCCACGGCCACGACCCTGATCACCACCAACGACCCGGTGAAGATCGCCGAGGACTTCGCGATGCTCCAGCACCTGGCCGACGGCCGGGTCGACCTGATGCTGGGCCGCGGGAACACCGGCCCGGTCTACCCCTGGTTCGGGCAGGACATCCGGCAGGGCATCAACCTCGCCGTCGAGAACTACGCCCTGCTCCACCGCCTGTGGCGCGAGGACGTCGTCGACTGGGAGGGCACGTTCCGCACGCCCCTGCAGGGCTTCACCGCCACGCCCCGCCCGCTGGACGGCGTACCGCCCTTCGTCTGGCACGGCTCGATCCGCTCCCCGGAGATCGCCGAGCAGGCCGCGTACTACGGCGACGGCTTCTTCCACAACAACATCTTCTGGCCGGCCGACCACACCAAGCGCATGGTCGAGCTGTACCGGACGCGGTACGCCCACTACGGCCACGGCACGCCCGAGCAGGCGATCGTCGGGCTCGGCGGGCACGTCTTCATGCGGAAGAACTCCCAGGACGCCGTGCGTGAGTTCCGGCCCTACTTCGACGTCGCGCCGGTGTACGGGAACGGGCCGTCGCTGGAGGACTTCACGGACCAGACGCCGCTGACCGTCGGCTCCCCGCAGCAGGTCGTCGAGAAGACGCTGGCCTTCCGCGCATACGCCGGCGACTACCAGCGCCAGCTGTTCCTGATCGACCACGCGGGGCTGCCGCTGAAGACCGTCCTGGAGCAGATCGACCTGCTGGGCGAGGAGGTCGTGCCGGTGCTGCGCAAGGAGTTCGCGGTGGACCGTCCGGCGGACGTCCCGGACGCCCCGACGCACGCGGCCCGGCTCGCCCGGGACCGAGGGTGAGGGGACGGTAGGGCCCGGCTCCACGGTTGCCCGACCCCTGGTGAGAGGGCAGTAAGAAGGACGCTCCCGCGCAGCGCATACGGTTCCGGGAACCCCCGGGCTTGGCACACTGGACGCGTGCCCCAAACAGTGCTGCTCGCCGAAGACGACCGCGCCATCCGCAATGCCCTGGAGCGGGCCCTGACCCTGGAGGGCTACCAGGTCATGGCGGTCGCAGACGGGGTCGAGGCGCTGGCGCAGGCCCACCGCAACCGTCCGGACGTGCTCGTCCTCGACGTCATGATGCCCGGCATCGACGGGCTCCAGGTCTGCCGGGTGCTGCGCGCCGAGGGCGACCGGACGCCCGTGCTGATGCTGACGGCCCTCGTGGAGACCGCCGACCGGATCGCCGGCCTGGACGCGGGCGCCGACGACTACGTGGTGAAGCCCTTCGACGTGGAGGAGGTCTTCGCCCGGCTGCGTGCCCTGCTGCGCCGCACCAGCCCGGTGGGCGCCGGGAGCGCACCGGCGGCCGAGGCGCCCAGGCCGCTCCCGGAGCGGTTCATCGACGCCGCCGGCATCCGCATGGACCCGCAGGCGCGCCGGGCCTGGCGCGGCGTGCGCGAGCTGGAGCTGACCCGCACCGAGTTCGAGCTGCTGGAACTGCTGGTGCGCAACGCGGGCATCGTCCTCGACCACTCGACGATCTACGACCGCATCTGGGGCTACGACTTCGGGCCCGGCTCGAAGAACCTCGCCGTCTACGTCGGCTACCTGCGCCGCAAGCTCGACGAGCCGGACGCGCCGCAGCTGATCCACACGGTCCGCGGCGTGGGTTACGTGCTGCGGGAGGACTGAGTGGGCCGCCTGGGCCGCCTGCTGGCCGGGCGGCGGCCGAAGCTGGTCTCGCTGCGCACCACGTTCGCGGTGTCGTTCGCGGCGGTGACGGCGGCCGTGACGATCCTGGTCGGCATCCTGTCGTACAGCGCCGCCGCGCGGCTGGTGCGGGTGGACCAGCAGACGGTGTTCGACGAGGTCGTGCAGGATCTGCGCGACGAGGTGCGGCAGAACCACATGACGCCCGGCGACTTCTCGTCCGCCGCGCCCGGCCACGACCTCGTACGGCCCGCCCGCACCGACGTGCAGGTGCTCGGCCCGGACGGGCACGTCGTCGACCGGGGCAGTCCGGGGCTGCCGGTCACCGGCACCGACGCGCGGATCGCCGCCGCGGCCTCGTCCGGGGAGGTGGCCGAGCACAAGGACGTCGACGTGGGCGACGACGTCTACCGCGTCGCCACCGTCTCCCTCGGCGGCGGCCGGGGTGCGGTGCAGGTCGCCCAGGAGTTCAGCGACGTCGAGGACCTGCTGCGGGTGCTCCAGCAGCGGACGCTGCTGCTGGTGGCCGCCGTGGTGGTCGGCGCCGGGCTGTTCGGCTGGTGGCTGGCCCGGCGGATCACGCGCCGCCTGGTCGTGCTGACCGACGCCGCCGAGGACGTCGCCCGCACCCGCCGCCTGGGCATCCAGGTGCCGGTGGCCGGACACGACGAGGTGGGCCGCCTCGGCCGGGCCTTCGACCGCATGCTGGGCCGGCTCGCCCAGTCCGAGGAGGACCAGCGCCGCCTGGTCCAGGACGCCGGCCACGAGCTGCGCACGCCGCTCACCTCGCTGCGCACGAACATCTCCCTGCTGCGCCGGATCGACGAACTCCCGCCGGAAACCCGCGACGAACTGGTCGCCGACCTGGGCCAGGAGGCCCGGGAGCTGACCGACCTGGTCAACGAACTGGTGGATCTCGCGGCCGGGCAGTCCGACACCGAGCCGCCGCGGCGGGTGGACGTCGCGGACATCGCCGAGGAGGTGGCGGGGGTGGCCCGGCGCCGCAGCGGCCGCGAGATCCTGCTGCGCGCGAGCGGCGACACCACGACCGACGGGCGGCCGGGGATGCTGACCCGGGCGCTGTCCAACCTCGTCGAGAACGCGGTGAAGTTCGACCAGGGCGGCCGGGCCCCCATCGAGATCGTCGTCTCGGGGCCCGCCCGCCCCGGCACGGTCCGGGTCGAGGTCCTCGACCGCGGCCCCGGCATCGCCGACAGTGACCTCACCCGCGTCTTCGACCGCTTCTACCGGGCCGCCGACGCCCGCTCCCTGCCGGGTTCCGGCCTGGGCCTGTCCATCGTCCGCGAGGTGGCCCTCGCCCACGGGGGAGCGCCGTTCGCGCTCCGGCGGGACGGGGGCGGGACGGTCACCGGGTTCACGGTGGGCGGGCGGCCCGCGGCGAACGACGTGGGGTGAGGAGCCGGCAGGCAGCCGGGCAGCCGGGCAGCCGGGCCGGCACCGCCACCGCCGCCGCGAGCCGATCCGTCAGTCCCCGAGGGCGTAGAACCGCAACGGGGAGTTGGGACGGAACCCGATCCGCGGGTACACCGGCGCTCCCGCGGCGGTCGCGTGCAGTGTGGCCCGGGTCAGGCCGGTCGCCCGGGCTCCCTCGTACAGCGCCTTGCGGGTCACTGCCTCCCCGTAGCCCCGCCGTTCGCAGGCCGGATCGGTGGCGACGAGCACGACGAAGAGCCGCCCCTCCGCCTCGACCGTGGCGGCGCAGGTCACGGGGGTCCCGTCCCGCAGTCCCAGGTACGCGAACACCCCGCTCTTCCACAACGAGGACCCGGCGAGCCCGTCCCGGCCGTCCTCCAGGGGGAAGCCGTAGGCGCGCGCGTTGAGGTCCGCGTACGCCCGCAGCAGGTCGTCGTCGTCCACACGCACGAAGGTCAGTTCGGGGTGGACGGGCTCGGGGACCGGCAGCAGGTCGCCCGCCATGCCGGTGCCGGGGAAGGCGTACCGCAGGCCCGCCTGTTCGGCGGCCGCTCCGAGCGCGGCCCGCGCCCCGTCGTCGAGCAGATCCTCGAAGACCCACAGGAACCCGGCGTGGGACTTCGACCGCATGATCCCGGCGGCCTCGTTCAGCCGCTGCTTCAGCAGCCCGGCGTCCGCCCCGGTCTCCGTCAGGGTCAAGCAGTTCCAGAAGGCGAACCGGCAGTCGGCCCACCGTACGGCGATGCCCGGCAGGTCGCGCACGTCGGCCTGCGGGTCCCGGTCGAGCACCATGGCCCGCCAGACCGTGGCGAGTTGCTCCATCGACTCGACCGACTCCGCGAGATCACGCACAAGGGCCCCCTCAGGTCACCGACTGCTGCCGCACCGGTCCTGCCCGTCCGGGGCCCGGCTCATCCTCCCGCCCGGCGCGGGAAGCCGTTTGTGGCCGGTACGTGGCTGAAGCCCGTCCCTCGCTGGACGGGCCGGGCGGCGCGTGTGCGTAGGAGTCCGGCATAAAAAGCCCGTAAAGATTGCCGGAACGCGGCAATGAAACGGCCCACCTGATGTGTGAAGATTCCGTTCAAGCCGGAGTTCAGCGGCGGGCGGGAGGGGGACGGCGCGCATGGTCTGGTTTCTGGGACTGGGCATAACGGGGGTCGCGTTGCTCGCCCTGTCGCTGCTCTTCGACGGGGTGCTGGACGGCGCGCTGGACAGCGCCCTGGACGGCTGGCTGTCGCTTCCGGTCGTCGCGGGGTTCCTGTCGATGACCGGCTTCGCCGGGGCCATCGCCACCGGCGCGGGGGGTGCCGGGCCCGCGGTCGCCACCACGGCGGGGGCCGTGTGCGGCCTCGGAACGGCCTGGCTGACGTACCGCTTCAGCCGCGTCCTGATGCATGACCGGACGGCTCCCACACCGACCGGTGACGACCTGGTGGGTACGTCGGGCAAGGTGGTCACGGCCATTCCGGCGGGCGGTTACGGAGAGGTGCTGCTCCTGCTCGCGGGGCAGACGGCGAAGTTCGCCGCCCGCAGTGCGGGGCCGGTGGCCCGGGGGGCCGAGGTGTGGGTGGAGGCGGTGCCCTCCGCCACGTCCGTCGTGGTCCGCCCGGTGGACCGCTGACCTCCCTCTCCTGTTTCCTCTGCTGCTCGTTCTCCGCTGTTCGTTCTCCCTCTCTGTTCTTCCTTCCTTCTCTTTCGTATGTGATTCGGGGGCACTGTCATGAGTCCTGTCGTCGTCGCCGTCGCGGGGGTCGTCGTACTCCTCGTGCTGCTGGCGCTGGTCGTGGTCACCCGCTACAAGGTGGCGGGTCCGAGTGAGGCGTTCATCGTCACCGGCCGGCGCGGCAAGAAGGCCACCGACCCGGAGACCGGCCGGGTCTTCACCGACAACAGCGGGCAGAAGGTCGTGGTCGGCGGCGGCGTCTTCGTCGTGCCGTTCGTGCAGCAGAAGTTCACCCTCGACCTGTCCTCCCGGCACATCCCGGTCGCGGTGCGCGGCGCTGTCACGCTGCGCGGCGTGAAGGCCAATCTGGACGGTGTCGCGATCGTCAAGGTCGGCGGCACCGAGGACTCCATCCGCGCCGCCGCACAGCGGTTCCTGATGCAGCAGGACGGCATCGTCGGCTTCACCCAGGAAGTGCTGTCCGGTGCGCTGCGGGCCATCGTCGGGCGGATGTCGGTGGAGGACGTCATCCGC contains these protein-coding regions:
- a CDS encoding NfeD family protein, with product MVWFLGLGITGVALLALSLLFDGVLDGALDSALDGWLSLPVVAGFLSMTGFAGAIATGAGGAGPAVATTAGAVCGLGTAWLTYRFSRVLMHDRTAPTPTGDDLVGTSGKVVTAIPAGGYGEVLLLLAGQTAKFAARSAGPVARGAEVWVEAVPSATSVVVRPVDR
- a CDS encoding DUF3558 domain-containing protein, with translation MQRKACAPGIAMLLAAVLAGCTGGSADDGPTDGSNVDDTGTASPAAEPGRYRTLPDPCVEVGESTLDELLPGIRQISDEKQRETAYEGEPTTTFDTDRKVGCRWKVDSAAATDHLLIDFERVVSYDNAVSDDSQAEQLFAEQEASAHLPVPTATETAASGSAPASGSASPPSGSPSPSGSSSPSAAPSVTPTELQPRVLEDLGDEAFLDDGLSSSGSTAKQRTVTVAFRTSNVIVTIEYAEQPTTVGVVPDSKEMQDRAQKLASQLADSLSD
- a CDS encoding sensor histidine kinase, whose protein sequence is MGRLGRLLAGRRPKLVSLRTTFAVSFAAVTAAVTILVGILSYSAAARLVRVDQQTVFDEVVQDLRDEVRQNHMTPGDFSSAAPGHDLVRPARTDVQVLGPDGHVVDRGSPGLPVTGTDARIAAAASSGEVAEHKDVDVGDDVYRVATVSLGGGRGAVQVAQEFSDVEDLLRVLQQRTLLLVAAVVVGAGLFGWWLARRITRRLVVLTDAAEDVARTRRLGIQVPVAGHDEVGRLGRAFDRMLGRLAQSEEDQRRLVQDAGHELRTPLTSLRTNISLLRRIDELPPETRDELVADLGQEARELTDLVNELVDLAAGQSDTEPPRRVDVADIAEEVAGVARRRSGREILLRASGDTTTDGRPGMLTRALSNLVENAVKFDQGGRAPIEIVVSGPARPGTVRVEVLDRGPGIADSDLTRVFDRFYRAADARSLPGSGLGLSIVREVALAHGGAPFALRRDGGGTVTGFTVGGRPAANDVG
- a CDS encoding SDR family NAD(P)-dependent oxidoreductase, which codes for MATAAPPAASRIAVVTGASSGIGAATARQLAAAGYRVVLTARRKDRIEALAEEITKAGHQATAYALDVTDRAAVDEFATAFKTIGVLVNNAGGALGADPVATGDPADWRQMYETNVIGTLNLTQALLPKLIASGDGTVVVVSSTAGHGTYEGGGGYVAAKHGAHVLAETLRLEIVGQPVRVIEIAPGMVKTDEFALTRFGGDEAKAAKVYQGVAEPLTADDVAETITWAVTRPAHVNVDLLVLRPRAQASNTKVHREA
- a CDS encoding GNAT family N-acetyltransferase → MRDLAESVESMEQLATVWRAMVLDRDPQADVRDLPGIAVRWADCRFAFWNCLTLTETGADAGLLKQRLNEAAGIMRSKSHAGFLWVFEDLLDDGARAALGAAAEQAGLRYAFPGTGMAGDLLPVPEPVHPELTFVRVDDDDLLRAYADLNARAYGFPLEDGRDGLAGSSLWKSGVFAYLGLRDGTPVTCAATVEAEGRLFVVLVATDPACERRGYGEAVTRKALYEGARATGLTRATLHATAAGAPVYPRIGFRPNSPLRFYALGD
- a CDS encoding YnfA family protein gives rise to the protein MSVLRSAVLFALAAFLEIGGAWLVWQGVREHKGWLWAAGGVLALGAYGFVATFQPDAHFGRVLAAYGGIFVAGSILWGVVADGYRPDRWDITGALVCLAGMAVIMYAPRGN
- a CDS encoding winged helix-turn-helix transcriptional regulator, which produces MATMTAAQRREQARIEYDAFLKGCPTNQLLDRISDKWVSLVVSALAPGPLRYSDLGRKIAGVSPKMLTQTLRSLERDGLLTRTVTPSVPVRVDYELTPLGHNLALLLTAVKDWAENHFDEVKDARERYDAETADA
- a CDS encoding NADP-dependent oxidoreductase, which codes for MRAVVVNSFGGPEAVEVVETEVPRPGARQVRIKVAAASLNPVDAGVRAGVFGGAGERIGLGWDVAGTVDAVGAAGAWSVGDEVVALHYGAVKPLGTHAEYVVVDADAVAPAPATVDAVHAATLPLNALTAAQALDRLEPAPGRSSLLVTGAAGAVGGYAVRLAAQRGMAVTGLAREGDEDFVRSLGARHVTSDAVADREFDAVLDAAVLGEPALAWVRDGGRYIGVIPHAEPASVRGVETGAVEVSADGARLAELVRLLDEGVLTTRVAETYALEDAAKAHARLGEGSVRGRLVLVP
- a CDS encoding response regulator transcription factor, which gives rise to MPQTVLLAEDDRAIRNALERALTLEGYQVMAVADGVEALAQAHRNRPDVLVLDVMMPGIDGLQVCRVLRAEGDRTPVLMLTALVETADRIAGLDAGADDYVVKPFDVEEVFARLRALLRRTSPVGAGSAPAAEAPRPLPERFIDAAGIRMDPQARRAWRGVRELELTRTEFELLELLVRNAGIVLDHSTIYDRIWGYDFGPGSKNLAVYVGYLRRKLDEPDAPQLIHTVRGVGYVLRED
- a CDS encoding LLM class flavin-dependent oxidoreductase, encoding MQFGIFSVGDVTPDPTTGRTPTERERIKAMVAIALKAEEVGLDVFATGEHHNPPFVPSSPTTMLGYVAARTERLILSTATTLITTNDPVKIAEDFAMLQHLADGRVDLMLGRGNTGPVYPWFGQDIRQGINLAVENYALLHRLWREDVVDWEGTFRTPLQGFTATPRPLDGVPPFVWHGSIRSPEIAEQAAYYGDGFFHNNIFWPADHTKRMVELYRTRYAHYGHGTPEQAIVGLGGHVFMRKNSQDAVREFRPYFDVAPVYGNGPSLEDFTDQTPLTVGSPQQVVEKTLAFRAYAGDYQRQLFLIDHAGLPLKTVLEQIDLLGEEVVPVLRKEFAVDRPADVPDAPTHAARLARDRG
- a CDS encoding RtcB family protein, with translation MSYVEIPGAKVPIRMWTDPASVEEGALQQLRNVATLPWIKGLAVMPDVHYGKGATVGSVIAMRGAVCPAAVGVDIGCGMSAVRTSLTANDLPGDLSRLRSKIEQVIPVGRGMHDDPVDPGRFHGLATAGWDGFWGRFDGVAEAVKFRQERATKQMGTLGGGNHFVEVCTDTTGSVWLMLHSGSRNIGKELAEHHIGVAQKLPHNQGLVDRDLAVFVADTPQMAAYRNDLFWAQEYAKHNRSIMMALLKDVVRKEFKKAKPTFEPEISAHHNYVAEERYDGMDLLVTRKGAIRAGSGEFGIIPGSMGTGSYIVKGLGNAKSFNSASHGAGRRMSRNAAKRRFTTKDLEQQTQGVECRKDSGVVDEIPGAYKPIEQVIDQQRDLVEVVAKLKQVVCVKG
- a CDS encoding ester cyclase, with the translated sequence MGEAREVMDRLTDAVTTHTDLKVVGELYAEDAVAFTPDEGELRGRDTIVEYWRTMTEAVPGATFEVLHSYEAGDTAIDEGIYHGRNTGPLELPNGETLPPTQKEIRIRGVDIATVKDGRIVDYRLYFDEMDFLGQLGLLPDEPF